GCAAATTTTTCTGTTAGCCGATCCTGAGCACCTCACGGGAGACGCTGCCATCAATTATCAGGTCGCATCGCGGATGGGAATTCCCATCCAATCCGACCCCGTTTTAAGTGATCCAGATGCCTTACGCACATTTCTGAGCGATGCAGACTGGATTGTTGACGCGTTCCTGGGAACCGGTGTCCAAGGCACGATTCGCCCCCCGTTTACGACCGCCATTCAAATCGTCAACCAAGCTGCTGGAAACAAACTGGCCGTCGATCTCCCATCCGGCCTCGACTGTGATACGGGACTCTCACTCGGCGACTGCATCATTGCCGCACAGACCGCAACATTCGTAGCTGAAAAAAAAGGGTTCGCGATTCCTGAATCGAAACAATTCACGGGCGCCGTCCATGTTGTCGATATTGGTGCCCCCCGGCAAATCATCACCGAACTCCTGCAAAAACAGACATCCTGACAGGATTCTCTTGTCCATAATTGCTTCATCTGAGGAGAACTCAGCGGAAAAATCGCCTGTTTCAGGGAAACGGGGGTTCTCAAAAGTACTTCAATACCTATATATTATATTTCAACTGAATTACCTCTCATGGTTTGTTTCTGCCATTTCCTGTTGATTGAAACAGGGACAAGGTTCGTCTGAATGGACAAAAATTTCTGGTATCTCAAGAACTGTGATTTGTTTGAACGGCTGAGCCAGGATCAAATCGCGCAGGTCGAACGCAACTCATCCGTACGACAATTCGGTCGGGGGAATCTGGTTTACCTCCCGACAGAAAGCAGCGATTCGGTATTTCTGTTGCTCTCCGGGCGGATCAAACTCTATCACATCACCGGTGAAGGTAAGCAGGCTCTTTTAGCTCTGATTGAACCGGGTGAACTATTTGGAGAACTGGCGATTCTGGGTGGAGGAGAACGCGAAGAATACGCCGAGGCCATGCTGAAATCGACGATTCTCCGCATCCCCGGCCCCATCATACAAGAACTGATGCAACAACATGCCACGGTCTCACTGGGTGTCACAAAACTGATGGGACTACGTCGACAGCGAGTGGAACAAAGACTGAAATCACTGCTGTTCCGTTCGAATCGGGACCGGCTGACTCACCTGCTACTTGAGCTAGCAGAAAAATATGGCCGCTTCACACCCGAGGGTGTTTTTATCGATATCAAACTGTCGCATCAGGAATTGGCAAGTATCATTGGCAGCACTCGGGAAACAGTCACAGTACTATTGGGTGAGCTGCAAGACGAACGCTGCATCGACATCCAGAAACGACACATTATTCTTAGAAAAGCCCAGTTACTGGCGAATTCGATCGATTTTAAACTGACCCCCGCCTTGCAATCCAGACCCGACCAATCCGGCGAATACCTGTTAAGGGGAGCAGAAGCCTGACAATATGAGCCATTTACCAGTCATCAAGGACCAGAATTCGCAGGAACTGTAAGCTACCTCACAGATCAAACACCAACAGAAAACGATAATAAAAGAACAGGGACGACTTCCCTAAAACACAAAGGCGTGATTCCTACCGGATGAGTAGGAGGTTTTAACATGAACAAAAACAACCCCATCGAACATCAACCGGATTCTGAAGCGGAATGGAGTGCCTGCGCGCCAGGTGAGCTTGGCCAGTTTGTCTCTGTAATGAAAAAACGAAAACAGATCAGCCATCTGATTACGGGAGCGGAAATTCTTACTGCCTGCCTGGTGGTCGGTTTAATCGGCTTTCTGGGCATCAATCAACTCTCCAGCTCGGAAAATCAACGGGTGCAGCAAGCTCAGACGAAACCCTGTCCGGGAGGCCTGTATTGCAAAGATGTGCTGGCACATGCGAAAGCGTATGTTGCTCATACTTTGGATCAGAATTTGACACAAAAAGTCGATGCACACTTGGCAGATTGCCCGCATTGCCAAAAAAAGATTGATCAACTGAAAGCAAACGCGCACAATAACGCAGCCGATCAGAAAGCCGCTTTTCAAAAACAGGCTGCCTGGGAAGCCTATCTGCTGGCGTTAAATCAATAGTGACTGTCTTGTCATCAAGCTTATCGTATCAGAGTGCGCTCGCTTTTAACTCTGATTCCCTGAAAGGATTGAGGGAAGAATGTCCCAGGAAGAACAACTACCGGAAGTTAACGATACCGCCTCCAACGAGGACGATTTTCTCGCTGCCTTCGCGTCAACAGGCCCGGTTGATGAGAGCCTGGATGAGGATTTTGAACGTGCTCTGGAAGCGTTAGAAGCCGTCGAACGGGACTTGGAACTTCCCGAAATCCCCGCTGAAACGGAGGACACTGCGGAGAGTAAGCCAGCCAGTTCTCAGTCGCAATCGAAGCGGGAAGCCCGCATTCCCCCCCGGCAGATCATTGAAGCAGCACTATTTGTCGGCGGAAATCCGCTCACCACCAAGAAGCTCTGTTCGCTCTTGAATGATGAATATTCGTCGTCTTATGTAGACGATCTGCTGGATGACCTGAATCGTCAATACAACGATGAAGCACGGCCTTATGAAATCCGCATGGAAGAAGGCGGCTATCGACTCATTCTGCGGTACGATTTCGAACGCATCCGCAACCGCGTTTATGGCTTTGGTCCCAAAGAGATTAAACTCTCACAAGACGCGTTAGAAGTACTGGCACTCGTCGCCTACCATCAGCCGATCACAAAAGATGCCATCGTGGAAGCCGGCAAAGACAAAGCCGCCGGCATCCTGCGCCAGCTCTTGCGGCGTGAACTGATCGCCATCGAACGCGAAGAAGACAAAAAAGCGGAAGTCCGATACATCACCACCGCCCGCTTCCTGCAAGTCTTCGGCCTAGGAAATGTCGAAGAACTTCCCTACAGCGAATCGTTGAGTCATAAGTAATCCTGACAAAAGCAGCATTGTTCTCTCGCCAATTGCTATTCTGATTCAACCATATAATTCCGTCGCTTTGTCGTGAAATGAGGTCTTCTCTCAAACGCGATACTGAGCCATCACGACGACATCCTGGTACACATCGTTTAAACACCGTGCATAGCGCTTCACTCCCTCTACCTGATAGCCGTGCTTTCGATAAAGACGCATTGCCGGTTCATTATCAGCAAACACTTCCAACTCCAGACGCTTTAAGCCCTGCTGCCAGGCGTGCGCAATCGCATTCTTCAAAAGTTGATTGCCAATGCCCTGACCTCGATACGCCGATACCACACCCATGCCAAGATGGCCGACGTGCTCCATCGATTGTCGTGCAACAGGCACGATATCAGCCCAACCCACTACCGAACCTTTTGCGACTGCAACATATTGCGCATGATTTTGTTCGACGTTTTTTTTAACAAATTCACGCGCTCGATCCAAGGGAGGCGGCTCCACCGTCAACAGGTATTTCTTCTCGCCTGCCACACTGGATAAAGCTGCGTGAAAACCTGCCACGTCTTTCAATTCGATTTGCCTGATGGAAATGCTCATGCTTTATTTCTGCGTGAATCGAGTTGATTATACATTGATCAGAACTCCCGTCTGAACTATATCGGCTAGAGCAATTCCGTCCTCTCAAAAAGCGCGTTCTGTTGCTTCAAGTTTTCTTCCAGCTCCTGTTTCAGGTCAGCTGATTCACCTGCGCGCCGAGCCAGTTCATCCAGCCATGTCTTCGTCTTGATTTTCACCATCCATACGTCTTGGTCGGTTTTACCTTTGCGACGACGGGTAGTTGTGACACCTTTGGCAACGGCACCTTCTTTGACAGGATAATTCCCGTGATAAACATTCTGCATAAACTCTTTTGTCAGCGAGCCCTTATAGATTACCTCGGCGATATCCAGATGCCCGAAGTGTTGCTCAAAATGGAGAGGCAAAACAAACCCTTGTTCGGGAATCAGAATTTCGAACAGTTTCAGATCTTTTTCTTCGCCATCCCGGTGCAAGCCGGAAAACGTGTGTTCGCCGTAGAATTCACAAAAGGCAACCAGCGATTTTGTGTTTCGGTATTCTTTGTACTTGCGGATACCAGCGAGAATCTGATCTGCATATTTCGACTGAAACATAGAAATGGCGCCGCCAAATAACGGATTTCCCTCGTTGATCGTGCGCTTCCGGGTAGCGCACTGACACCAGCCTTCTTTTTGTGTCCATCTGAACTGCAGATTGGATCCATCATATTTATGAAACGCGATACACGGCTGATCAATGACATCAATATCTGGTCCTTCAATGGACGGATAACGCGCCAATTGCGGACGTTGTCTGCGTGATTTTTGCTTTGACATAGAACTACCCCTGGTAGGTCAATTAGAGAGAATACAAGTCCCGACAATGACACAAAGAGGAGCACAAAGGTTCGATATCAGTATTTTTATCAAACATTGACTAGAAAAATAATAACGGCAATCAGAACGACTGCACCGAGGATTGGCAGATAGACGCGCGGGGAAATGTTTCCTGGAGCATCGTCGGCGACAATCTTGTTGCCGCTGAGGTCAAGAATCCATTCCGAAAGACGACCATGAATCGCATACACCAGTCCCAGCACAATGCCAAATCCCAAGAGTACCTGCAAACGAAGATCCCCGACGCCGCCGATGAACGTCCAGCTGAGTAAAACCAGTAAAAGTACTACCAGCACTCCGGCGGTGATGCGTTTTGAGTTCATATGTCACAATTCGATTTCTTGCTGATCTGTCGAAATGTCAAACTGATTCGTTCACCCGCGTCAGGATCTTTTGGAATCGCGTGCTGCCAGTGATTCTGTATCTCATTTGTCATATAAAGCAGTGCACCACTTTTTAGAAAATACTGAAACTTGACCGCTTTGTCTATCTTGCTCCGATAAGACATCTGCCGTTCTGAACCCAGTGAGACGATGACCACCCCAGTCCCCGGCATGAGTTCAACTGTAGAATCCGAGTGATAGCCCATCGTTGACTGACCGTTGGGGTAATAATTCATTAAACAATTGTTGGGACCAAAGCCCACTGTCTGCTGAATTTTTTCACAGACGGGCTCCAGTTCTGACAGCATTTCTGTTTTAGGATATGTCATCCCGGAGTAATTATAGGCCACACCAAAACTGGCTGTTTTTCTGGCTTTCATCCGCTCATCCCACTCAACACCATCACGCAGGGAACGAAACAGTTCGTCCGGATTATCCAAAAAATTTTCGATGAGGCAGAGCTCTGGTTCGTTCATAACCTTGTTTCGCCAACTAATAAAATTCTCTCCAGTTTCAGTTCCAGCCACTGTTTGCCGCCGCAATGAATGCATTTTGTCACGTTGATTTTTAAGTCAGACTGGATTTCAACCGTTTGGGTTCGCACGACTTGCGTTTGAGGTTCCAGATGACTTCAATGGCCGATGCTCAATCTTTGCGGACTCCGTACTTTACAATCACAACGTGTGCCTGGCTCTCAATTTTTTCAAACGCATTGCACATGACCTCAAGTGACCATGCTTTACCCCGGTTTCCTGACCCTGATCCAATGAGGGGAAACGCGACACTCTGAAACTGATTTTCATTGACGATTTTCATGACATTGATGACCGAGTTGGTCACGGAATACTCGGTTGCAAACCAGAGCAGATTGATCCCGGCTACATGGATGATGGCCTGATATGGTAACCGCCCGGCCGAAGTCAACCGGGCTTCTCCCAGAGGGATCGCGCCACATTGGGCGACTTCCTGAAACGGCTTTATGCCTCCCTGTTTCTTGATGGCGCCCGATACGCCTTGCGGCAACAGTAGCCACCAGGGAATCACATTCCGATTCCAGCTGTTGACAATCACGTCCGTTTTTTGATCTAAAATATTTCCCGTGACAATATCTAATTTCATGACCGCGACCAGGTTTCAAGAATGATACACAGAGGATGTTCGATCGCTCCTCACATCACCTTAGACACGTTCACTCGAACTTTTTGTGTATCTTTCTGAATTAATTCCACGTGCCTGGTCTCGCCAGGGAATCCATTTGCGGGCCATGTCTTTTGAATAGTAACTCCGAATTTGATCCAGAGTTACTTCGTCTTCGAGCTGATTGAGAATGCGGTATACTCGAATCATCTCGTAGGCAATAACCATCAAAGCAAATAGCAACCAGAGGGGAACTGTGCCAATTTCGTATCGAATAGAAAAGCCGGCTAGACAGCCCCCGATCAGAAACGGCCAATTGATCAATGTGGGATAGAGGTCTAATTTTTCCATGTGTGCCTCTGATATCCGCTTAACAAGGTAATTAACCATCTTAAATGGTTTTCCACAAATTCAATCATAACAATCTGCTGCTGAGATCGTCAAAAATCAACGGGGGAACAAGCTGTTTTCTGACCGCTTTCAGTTCATTTCGACTCAACCAGGAAACTTGAAAGGGTTCGCCATCCGACTCGGTTCCTGTTTCAGGCAACGCTTCCCTGACCGCATCATCAATGTCACAGAGATAATGAAACATGATTTCGTGTTCGGGCCTTCCCAGAAATTCAAAGATGGATTCATGAAAATTCAGAAATTCCAACTCATGGCCGGTCACTCCCAGTTCCTCGGAGAGTTCGCGTTTCGCAGCCGCCTCCAGCGTCTCGCCAAATTCCACACCGCCCCCTACAGGAACATAGAAACGAAAATCACGTACCGGATCAAAGCCTTCTGCGAGCAGCACTTGCCCCTTGTTGATCAGTGAGATAATGACTTTGGCGCGGATTTTCATACTCGTGTTTTCTTCCCGGAATGATTAACTTCTGTTTTCTTAGCTGTGATTGAGAAAAACACTCAGTATATCAGAAAGCCTTGAGCTCCGTGAACGGAAATGGAATGCTTGACCGTACGGGTATGTGGCCTGGGGTACTGAAAATGCCACGCTTCATAACCCGTTGTTGATTCTATTTCCAACCGTTCACCGGTCTCAAAGCTTAAAATCATACAACCATTATACCGGGCCACTGCTTCCTTGAGCCGGCAACCTATCAGATAGTCAAGTCTGAGTAAATCAGCGCGCCAGAAACCGGTGCCTGGTTTCGTACCACAAATGACATATGAACTGTTTGAATCGCTGATCCGGAGTTCGTCTTCGAACATAATCAGAGATTGCTCAGAAATCTGGCTTTCGAAGACCATGCCTGTCAGACCGGTTTCACAAAAGGAAACCAAGGAATCTCCTTCAATCGGTAGAATCAAATCGCAGTCGCGTTTTTCAAGTATTTTCATGTTTGATACCGGCTTTATGCAATGCAGCCATCGCGCGGAAGGCCACTTCGCCCCACTGTTTTCGAACAGGTTCCGGCGTCTCTTTCGGAATAGTTCGCCATTCATGTATGAGGAACTGAATCTGCTTAGGTTCTAGCCAGAGTGCAAGTCGTCCTTTTTCTTGTTCTGCGTCGGCATTCGTGAAATTGCCTTTATCACGAAGTCTGTCGCGGGCTTCTGCGAGCAGCTCTTTATAGTTGGACAGAAACGGCTCCGCAAGCGCGGATTCCAATACCGCCTGAAGATTCCATAACACACGCATCTCTGCCTGATCTTCAAGCCCGAACAGCTCCTCTTCAGTAAATCGAGTCAGCAACTCGAACAGAACCAGCGCTTCATCATCGTTTAGTTTGATGTCCATGATTTTTCATTTCTTCTACTTCCCCTCAGGTTGTCGCTCGACAAAACGCTCGTAAAACGACTGCACTGTATTTCGAATTTGCTGATCCAGCAACGGTAACGTCGGCTCGTATATTTCTTGAGGCACACCACCATAAAAAGGTTCTGCTATCGCACCGGCAATACAGGCCATTGTATCTGCATCGCCGCCCAGTGAGATCGCATTCCGGATGGCGGATTCGAAATCGGTTGACTCCAAAAAGGCGATGATGGATTCCGGCACCGAGCCCTGACAGGAAACATCAAACACATAATGCGGCCGGATCTCTTCCAGTGAGCGCTGTAAATCGTAACCGAATGTGGTTTCGATATACTCACGGATTTCAGTCCGGGAACTTCCGTTGCGAGCCAGAAAGACACAGGCTGCCGTTGCCTGAGCACCATAGATCCCCTGCTGATGATTGTGGGTCACCTCTGCCGATTTTTTCGCCAGATACAGGCAGTCTGCCAGAGTTTCAGTTGCATAAGCCACTGGACTGACACGCATTGCAGAGCCGTTTCCCCAACTCTGATAGGGCACGCGTCGGCGCAACTGAGCCCAGGACAGAAACGTGTGTCCGTAACCTGCATCCGGATAGAGTTTGACATAACGATGCAGGGTGTTGACGAGATCGTTCTCTTTTAACAGCCAGTCTGCCACAGCGGTTGTGAGCACCGTATCGTCGGTAAAGGTCGACTCTTCACGAAACAGATAAAAATCTGTCGACTTTGTCGGAAAATGTTCGAAGTATGAACCGATAACATCGCCTGCAATCGCACCCCACATTATCTGGAACTCACAGAAACGAATAGACAAAATTTTTCTTCAACAAGATTCATTTCGATTGAGGTCTACTTTCTTATTAAGCGTCTTGCCGTTTTCACAACAACAATTCTCCAGAGAGCCAGCGTTCCAGATACATCGACAGTGAGGGGGCACAGCAGGTTCGACTGTCTTCTTCGTGGCTCCAGACAAATACATCGGGCCTGCGGATTTCACCTGCCTGAATCGTATAGGCAAACAAATCTCCATTGCCGGCATCGGCGAAGAAGAGCAGGGGGTCGAAGGGCATATACATCGTTGCAAAGTCGGGATTCTCTCGGAAGTATTTGTTTTCCCGGACAATCCGGTCCAATGGCCAGATCAGCCCCAGCCCATATTGTCCTTCTACGCCGTTTGATTCTTGCAGAAGAGTAACCAGATCTTCCGGCAGACGGACACCTAAGTCCGCTTCCACTTTTTGGATTTCATGTCGCTTTGCGCCTGAAAAGAATTGCGCGTCTTTGCAGAACTTTAAAATGTGTTCTTTCCATGACATGCAGAAGTTCCAAAATGAAAGGACCTAAGAATAGACTGCCCGCCATTTCAGAGTATCATTTCTGCAAATGAAGCTCAAGAAATTCTTTCGTCACTGTAATTCACACTCCAAACACTTCTTCCAGCGCCGTCCGCATGACGTTTGGATCGGGATCTACGCCAGTCCAGAGTTGGAAGCCGATGACGCCCTGGTTGACGAGCATTCCCAGGCCGTCCAGTGTGGGGCAGCCGAGCTTCGAGGCTTCGCGGAGCAAGTGGGTTTGTGGCGGATTGGGAATCACGTCGGAGACGATCATGTTCGACTTGAGCGAACTGAAATCGAGCGGGAAGACCGCATCGACATCGGGGTACAAGCCGATGGATGTCGCGTTAATCACGACGTCGACGTCTTCGGCGAGAGTGTAATCTCTGTCCCATTGTGTGAAAGAAACGGGGACGCTGGTTTTTTCACTCAAAAGTTGAACGAGTGCTTCGCCGCGCTCGGCGCTGCGGTTGACGATGGTGATCTCTGCGGCTCCTGCAAGTGCGGTTTCCACACCAATCGCGCGGGCAGCGCCGCCGGCACCAAACATGACGATTTTTTTACCCGCGGGGTCTGTCAGTTCTTTCAACGACTGCACGAAGCCTTTGCCGTCCGTGTTCTCGCCGACCAACTTATCGCCTTTACGGACGATGCAGTTGACTGCCCCCATCATCGCGGCGGCGTCACTGATGCCATCGAGGTGTTGGATCACGGCGACTTTATGGGGGATCGTTAAATTCGCGCCCCGAAAGCCCATTGCCCGTAAACCACCGACTGCCTGCTCCAGATTTTCCGGCGCGACCTCTATTGTCAGATAACGCCATTCCAGGCCACAGTCATTGTAAGCCGCTTCCATCATGCATTGGGTCGGATTCTCTGCGACCGGCTGTCCGAATACACAAGTCAGTTCCTGTTTGAAATTGAGCGGCTGATTCATGAGGTTCCTTCTTTTTGCTGCTTTAGTGACTGCAATAGCCGATTTGATGTTATGCTTCGTGAAAACCAAGTGCCTCAAAGATGCGCTTGCAGGCGAGTGAACGATTCAATGCGTAAAAGTGAATGCCGGGCACACCATCATCGATCAGTTCCTGGCATTGACGGATCGCAAATTCCACACCGATTTCGAACTGTGCCTTGAGGTCGTCCTGAACAGCTTCCAGCTTCTCCGTTAATTCCACCGGGAATTCAGAATTGCACATCGAACTAATCCGCTGGATTCGCCGGAATTCGGTGATCGGCATGATGCCTGGAATGATCGGACAGGTAATTCCCGCTTGAACACAGCGTTCGCGAAAATTGTGAAAATGGGTGTTGCTAAAGAAGAGCTGTGTATAAACGGCATCCGCACCGGCGTCGACTTTGCGTTTGAGATTCGTCAAATCGGTTTCCGCATCAGGAGATTCGGGATGCACTTCCGGGTAGCCGGCGACGCCGATCCCCATCTGAGGAAAATGTTCTCGAATCAAAGCTACCAGTTCGTTTGCATGCTTCAAACCACCATCGGCGGGCACAAAAGTTTCCTGCCCTTTGGGAGGATCGCCGCGCAATGCCATAATGTTGGTGATGCCGGCTTCAGAAGCACTGTGTAGCCATTCGATCAACTGGTCCCGCGTGGAGGCGACACAGGTAAAGTGTGCGGTCGCCGTGGTATGTAGCTGGTTCTGGATTGTTTCGCATAACTCGATGGTCCGTTTGCTGGTTGACCCTCCCGCACCATAAGTACAGGAAACAAAAGCCGGCTGATAGCGGATCAGCTCTTCCAGTGTCCGAAACAGCTCTGCATCGCCGCTTTCGTTTTTGGGAGGGAAAATCTCCACAGAAAGGTCAAATGTCCCGGATCGATATAATTCACTAATTCGCATTCTATTTTCTTGTCTGAAGAGGGTTTAAAACCACGTGCTTTGCTCTAGAATCATCCTGAGAGAAGCTTGCACAGTGTATAAATTATCGCTTTTGCAGGTCAACAAAACTGGGTTTTCTATTGCCACCTCGGTTCGATTTGCCTATCTTGCAGTCAGCACAGACACCGTTTATCTGGCTATTCAAGCAGCTTATCGAATCGTCGGACTGCTAGACTTGGGATATAGTAATAGATGGTGTCTCAGATCGTCAGAGTTAAACGCCTTCGTTTTGAAGAAACAAATCAGTCAGAACAGGCATTTAAATAGAAACGCGTTCTGATTTTTCCTGATCTCTTACACTGGTTTTGATCAGTGTTCATTTTGTTTGCTCAAGTAAAGCAACTATAATGCCATCATTCAAGCCCGTTTCAGCTTGAACACGAATCAAAAACTCCCCTTTTCTAATTGAATCAAAAAGGATTGAGAATGTCGACCGAAACCAACTCACTGCCGTATAAAGTCAAGGACTACAGCGACGAGGAATTCCAGAAGCTCGCTGCCTGGGGTCGCAAGGAAATTGAACTGGCAGAAACAGAAATGCCCGGTTTGATGGCTTTGCGGGAAAAGTACGGCAAAGAGCAGCCACTCAAAGGGGCTCGGATCGCCGGCTGTCTGCATATGACCATTCAGACCGCAGTGCTGATCGAAACATTAACCGCTCTGGGAGCCGAAGTTCGCTGGTCGAGCTGTAACATCTTTTCCACACAGGACCATGCAGCGGCTGCGATTGCAGCGACCGGCGTGCCTGTCTTTGCCTGGAAAGGCATGAATGAAGAAGAGTTCGACTGGTGTATCGAGCAGACGCTCTACTGGCCGAACGGCGAAGCATTGAACATGATTCTGGACGATGGCGGCGACCTGACTGTCATGGTTCACGAAAAGTACCCCGAACTGCTCAAAGGTATTAAAGGTCTGACCGAAGAAACGACCACCGGCGTGCATCGTCTGCATCAGATGCACGAACAGGGAAAACTGGGTGTGCCAGCCATCAATGTCAATGACTCTGTCACCAAGAGTAAATTCGACAACCTGTATGGCTGCCGGGAATCACTGGCAGACGGCATCAAACGTGCCACCGATATTATGATCGCCGGTAAAGTGGTCGTTGTCTGTGGATACGGTGATGTTGGTAAAGGCTGTGCCGACGCCATGAAAGGCTTGGGAGCACGCGTGCTGGTTACGGAAATCGATCCGATCTGTGCACTGCAGGCTGCGATGGAAGGCTTCGAAGTCACCACGATGGAAGAGGCTGCCAGCCGCGGCGATATCTTCGTGACTGCTACCGGCTGCTGCGATGTGATCTGTGGCGAACATCTGGATAACATGAAAAATGAAGCGATCATCTGCAACATCGGTCACTTCGATTCCGAAATTCAGATCGCTTACCTGAAGAATCGCAAAGACATCGAGCAAATCGAAATCAAACCTCAGGTCGACAAATTTGTTTATCCTGATGGCAAGGCGTTGATCGTGCTCGCGGAAGGCCGCCTGGTCAATCTGGGTTGTGCGACTGGCCACCCTTCGTTTGTGATGTCGAACAGTTTCACCAACCAGGTGATCGGACAGATCGAACTCTGGAACGAAACCGACAAATACGAAATCGGCGTCTACATGCTTCCGAAACAGCTGGACGAAGAAGTCGCCCGTCTGCACTTGGACAAACTGGGCGTCAAACTTTCGAAACTGTCAAATGACCAGGCAGAATACCTGGGCATTCCTGTCGAAGGACCTTACAAGCCGGAATACTATCGCTACTAAGAGCGATGAGCCTCCGACATTAGATTTTGAAGCCTCTGAATCACTCAGGTTGTGGTTCGGAGGTTTCTTTTTGGTAGTAATCCAAACTGTGATTGTCAGTTGAGGAACGAGTTTTTATAATCCGAAAGCAGTTTTTCATGTGAAAACTGATCCTGCAACCCCTTTCATCAAAAACAGAGAAAGCTCCTTTCATGACACAGTCTTCTTCCCGCCGTGAATTTCTGAAACAAACGACGACCTTTTCTGCCGGGCTCGCGTTGACCGGTTGGGCCGGTTCCGCTTTCGCGGCGAGTTCGCTCAACAATCCCTTATTCGAAATTTCCCTGGCAGAATGGTCTCTGCACCGCGCACTCAGAGGCGGAAAGCTGGACAACCTTGACTTTGCTAGAGTCACTAAAGAAGAGTTTGGTATCAATGCCGTTGAGTATGTGAATCAATTCTTCAAAGACAAAGCCCGGGACAAAAAATACCTGGCCGAGATGAATAAGCGGGCCGCTGATGTTGGCGTGAAAAACCTGCTGATCATGATCGACGGGGAAGGGGCA
This genomic interval from Gimesia alba contains the following:
- a CDS encoding NAD(P)H-hydrate epimerase is translated as MSPIKRLSRAEVRSVDQRTIEEFGLPGVALMENAGRGVFELLLSLKVTGPVKICAGKGNNGGDGFVIARHLDNAGIPVQIFLLADPEHLTGDAAINYQVASRMGIPIQSDPVLSDPDALRTFLSDADWIVDAFLGTGVQGTIRPPFTTAIQIVNQAAGNKLAVDLPSGLDCDTGLSLGDCIIAAQTATFVAEKKGFAIPESKQFTGAVHVVDIGAPRQIITELLQKQTS
- a CDS encoding Crp/Fnr family transcriptional regulator, translating into MDKNFWYLKNCDLFERLSQDQIAQVERNSSVRQFGRGNLVYLPTESSDSVFLLLSGRIKLYHITGEGKQALLALIEPGELFGELAILGGGEREEYAEAMLKSTILRIPGPIIQELMQQHATVSLGVTKLMGLRRQRVEQRLKSLLFRSNRDRLTHLLLELAEKYGRFTPEGVFIDIKLSHQELASIIGSTRETVTVLLGELQDERCIDIQKRHIILRKAQLLANSIDFKLTPALQSRPDQSGEYLLRGAEA
- a CDS encoding zf-HC2 domain-containing protein, producing the protein MNKNNPIEHQPDSEAEWSACAPGELGQFVSVMKKRKQISHLITGAEILTACLVVGLIGFLGINQLSSSENQRVQQAQTKPCPGGLYCKDVLAHAKAYVAHTLDQNLTQKVDAHLADCPHCQKKIDQLKANAHNNAADQKAAFQKQAAWEAYLLALNQ
- the scpB gene encoding SMC-Scp complex subunit ScpB, producing the protein MSQEEQLPEVNDTASNEDDFLAAFASTGPVDESLDEDFERALEALEAVERDLELPEIPAETEDTAESKPASSQSQSKREARIPPRQIIEAALFVGGNPLTTKKLCSLLNDEYSSSYVDDLLDDLNRQYNDEARPYEIRMEEGGYRLILRYDFERIRNRVYGFGPKEIKLSQDALEVLALVAYHQPITKDAIVEAGKDKAAGILRQLLRRELIAIEREEDKKAEVRYITTARFLQVFGLGNVEELPYSESLSHK
- a CDS encoding GNAT family N-acetyltransferase, producing MSISIRQIELKDVAGFHAALSSVAGEKKYLLTVEPPPLDRAREFVKKNVEQNHAQYVAVAKGSVVGWADIVPVARQSMEHVGHLGMGVVSAYRGQGIGNQLLKNAIAHAWQQGLKRLELEVFADNEPAMRLYRKHGYQVEGVKRYARCLNDVYQDVVVMAQYRV
- a CDS encoding RNA ligase family protein, which gives rise to MSKQKSRRQRPQLARYPSIEGPDIDVIDQPCIAFHKYDGSNLQFRWTQKEGWCQCATRKRTINEGNPLFGGAISMFQSKYADQILAGIRKYKEYRNTKSLVAFCEFYGEHTFSGLHRDGEEKDLKLFEILIPEQGFVLPLHFEQHFGHLDIAEVIYKGSLTKEFMQNVYHGNYPVKEGAVAKGVTTTRRRKGKTDQDVWMVKIKTKTWLDELARRAGESADLKQELEENLKQQNALFERTELL
- a CDS encoding alpha-ketoglutarate-dependent dioxygenase AlkB, with protein sequence MNEPELCLIENFLDNPDELFRSLRDGVEWDERMKARKTASFGVAYNYSGMTYPKTEMLSELEPVCEKIQQTVGFGPNNCLMNYYPNGQSTMGYHSDSTVELMPGTGVVIVSLGSERQMSYRSKIDKAVKFQYFLKSGALLYMTNEIQNHWQHAIPKDPDAGERISLTFRQISKKSNCDI
- a CDS encoding macro domain-containing protein; this translates as MKLDIVTGNILDQKTDVIVNSWNRNVIPWWLLLPQGVSGAIKKQGGIKPFQEVAQCGAIPLGEARLTSAGRLPYQAIIHVAGINLLWFATEYSVTNSVINVMKIVNENQFQSVAFPLIGSGSGNRGKAWSLEVMCNAFEKIESQAHVVIVKYGVRKD
- a CDS encoding NUDIX hydrolase gives rise to the protein MKIRAKVIISLINKGQVLLAEGFDPVRDFRFYVPVGGGVEFGETLEAAAKRELSEELGVTGHELEFLNFHESIFEFLGRPEHEIMFHYLCDIDDAVREALPETGTESDGEPFQVSWLSRNELKAVRKQLVPPLIFDDLSSRLL
- a CDS encoding DUF6188 family protein, whose protein sequence is MKILEKRDCDLILPIEGDSLVSFCETGLTGMVFESQISEQSLIMFEDELRISDSNSSYVICGTKPGTGFWRADLLRLDYLIGCRLKEAVARYNGCMILSFETGERLEIESTTGYEAWHFQYPRPHTRTVKHSISVHGAQGFLIY
- a CDS encoding ADP-ribosylglycohydrolase family protein, yielding MWGAIAGDVIGSYFEHFPTKSTDFYLFREESTFTDDTVLTTAVADWLLKENDLVNTLHRYVKLYPDAGYGHTFLSWAQLRRRVPYQSWGNGSAMRVSPVAYATETLADCLYLAKKSAEVTHNHQQGIYGAQATAACVFLARNGSSRTEIREYIETTFGYDLQRSLEEIRPHYVFDVSCQGSVPESIIAFLESTDFESAIRNAISLGGDADTMACIAGAIAEPFYGGVPQEIYEPTLPLLDQQIRNTVQSFYERFVERQPEGK